One genomic region from Campylobacter concisus encodes:
- the yedE gene encoding YedE family putative selenium transporter, producing MNKTVLYIIAGASLGILGPVLVYFGNPANMGVCAACFLRDSVGAFGFHQAKVVQYLRPEILGLIIGGFLASLLWSRNFTPVSGSAAFSRFFLGVFAMIGCLIFLGCPWRAFLRLGGGDMTAIAGFVGLFAGVFVGRFFKKNGYVIPENDATTKPVAFLPLIIAVLLLAALVFGLKLGDNGALFSSEKGPGSMHANIFISLICAIVIGVFMQRSKFCSVGAISKVFERDFSMFYGIVSVIVFASITNLVLNQYKFGFEGQPIAHNDILWNFLSMTLAGLCFSLSYGCPGKHLVQMGAGNLSSAVFVLGMGAGAAISHNFILASSGAGITPYAPYAVAIGFIYAIYVGVFTKKA from the coding sequence ATGAATAAAACAGTGCTTTACATCATCGCAGGTGCAAGCTTAGGCATTCTTGGCCCAGTGCTTGTTTATTTTGGCAACCCAGCAAATATGGGTGTTTGCGCGGCTTGCTTTTTAAGAGATAGTGTAGGTGCTTTTGGCTTTCATCAAGCAAAAGTAGTGCAGTATCTAAGACCTGAAATTTTAGGGCTTATCATCGGAGGCTTTTTAGCTAGCCTGCTTTGGAGTAGAAATTTCACTCCAGTATCTGGCAGTGCAGCATTTTCTAGATTTTTTCTAGGTGTGTTTGCTATGATTGGTTGCCTTATCTTTTTGGGCTGCCCTTGGAGAGCCTTTTTGCGCCTTGGCGGCGGAGATATGACTGCTATTGCTGGTTTTGTCGGTCTATTCGCCGGCGTTTTTGTTGGACGATTTTTCAAGAAAAATGGTTACGTTATACCTGAAAATGACGCCACTACAAAACCAGTTGCCTTTTTACCATTAATTATTGCTGTTTTGCTTTTAGCAGCCCTTGTTTTTGGTTTAAAGCTTGGTGATAATGGTGCATTATTTAGCTCAGAAAAAGGCCCAGGTTCAATGCATGCAAATATCTTTATCTCACTTATTTGCGCCATTGTTATTGGTGTTTTTATGCAAAGAAGCAAATTTTGTTCGGTTGGTGCGATCAGTAAAGTTTTCGAGCGTGATTTTTCAATGTTTTATGGCATCGTCTCGGTTATTGTTTTTGCAAGCATTACAAATTTAGTGTTAAATCAATACAAATTTGGCTTTGAAGGTCAGCCTATCGCTCACAATGACATTCTTTGGAACTTTCTTAGTATGACGCTCGCTGGTCTTTGCTTTAGCCTAAGTTATGGCTGCCCAGGCAAACATTTAGTGCAAATGGGAGCTGGAAATTTAAGCTCAGCTGTATTTGTTTTAGGCATGGGAGCAGGCGCTGCGATAAGCCACAACTTCATACTTGCAAGCTCAGGAGCTGGCATCACTCCTTACGCTCCATATGCCGTAGCGATCGGCTTTATCTATGCTATTTATGTCGGAGTTTTTACTAAAAAAGCATAA
- a CDS encoding molybdopterin molybdotransferase MoeA: MKDFMSYADSLKILKDTINEWDKVEKVAITDALDRNIAYDVVAAENYPAKPVSAMDGYAFAFRDGLSELELITDLPAGSDKGIVIEGSKCVKTFTGSLMSEGTDTLVPVENVEVSGSKIIIKKSVPKGFAVREVGESYKKGEILIKKGTRLSYAEIALLAELGHFHISVFIRPRVAILATGSEIKDLGEPLENPAQIHSSNHVGIAMQIRKMGAEPVLCEIVRDKAELVEKAIIKALKSADILVTTGGISMGDYDFVKGALNENFSLIIEGAAIKPGRHIRVAKSGDKYIFALPGFPYSAMVMCVLYVRVLINAWFGQEEPKITAIMDEDYKKRSPFLEFTAVNLENREGKNFVNLNGKKLGSSAIVNNLTNKAALLMIPMDKEFLKKGEIVEVLMMPC; this comes from the coding sequence ATGAAAGATTTTATGAGTTACGCAGATAGCCTAAAAATTCTAAAAGATACTATAAATGAGTGGGATAAGGTCGAAAAAGTAGCCATCACGGATGCACTTGATAGAAATATCGCCTACGACGTTGTGGCTGCTGAAAACTACCCAGCAAAGCCAGTCTCAGCGATGGACGGCTATGCTTTTGCCTTTAGAGATGGCCTAAGCGAGCTTGAGCTCATCACAGACCTTCCAGCAGGTAGCGACAAAGGGATAGTTATAGAGGGTAGTAAATGCGTAAAAACCTTCACCGGCTCGCTAATGAGCGAAGGCACTGACACGCTCGTACCAGTCGAAAACGTCGAGGTTAGCGGCTCAAAAATAATCATCAAAAAGAGCGTGCCAAAGGGTTTTGCTGTGCGCGAAGTAGGAGAAAGCTATAAAAAAGGTGAAATTTTGATCAAAAAAGGCACACGTCTAAGCTACGCTGAAATCGCACTTCTAGCAGAGCTTGGCCACTTTCACATAAGCGTCTTTATCCGTCCAAGAGTGGCGATACTTGCAACTGGTAGCGAGATAAAAGACCTTGGCGAGCCATTAGAAAATCCAGCACAAATTCACAGCTCAAATCACGTAGGCATCGCTATGCAGATACGCAAAATGGGCGCAGAGCCGGTCCTTTGCGAGATCGTAAGAGACAAGGCCGAGCTTGTCGAAAAAGCGATAATAAAGGCACTAAAATCAGCTGATATATTAGTGACGACTGGTGGCATAAGTATGGGGGACTATGACTTTGTAAAAGGCGCTTTAAATGAAAATTTTAGCCTTATCATCGAAGGTGCTGCCATAAAACCGGGTCGTCACATCAGAGTGGCAAAGTCAGGCGATAAATATATCTTTGCGCTGCCTGGATTTCCGTACTCGGCAATGGTTATGTGTGTGCTTTACGTGAGGGTGCTAATAAATGCGTGGTTTGGTCAAGAAGAGCCAAAGATCACGGCGATAATGGACGAAGACTATAAAAAACGCTCACCATTTTTAGAATTTACAGCTGTAAATTTAGAAAATCGTGAAGGAAAAAATTTTGTAAATCTAAATGGCAAAAAGCTTGGCAGTTCAGCGATCGTAAATAATTTAACAAACAAAGCCGCACTTTTAATGATCCCAATGGATAAAGAATTTCTCAAAAAAGGCGAGATAGTAGAAGTATTGATGATGCCTTGTTAA
- a CDS encoding TerC/Alx family metal homeostasis membrane protein, translated as MNALEIQTIIVFLLMASLAFGIDLFAHKHDEKISLKQAGIWSIFWIGVSVLFGIYLYFERGSEIASLYFAGYALEKSLSVDNLFVMMAIFSWFKIPEIYRHRVLYFGVIGAMIFRLIFVAVGTMLFAISPWMELIFAAIVAYSAVMMIKKDKCDEDIKDYSNHIAYRAVYRFFPVLPQLFGHSFFVKFSEISKQISDSQKTTLNDQILRLKATWIATPLFLCLCVIELSDVIFAFDSVPAVIAMSKDPVIVYSAMIFAILGLRTLYFVLEALKNFLKYLEISVIVLLFFIAVKLAVNATAHIFHHGFEISTQISLFIILAILGVGVVASLVKK; from the coding sequence TTGAACGCATTAGAAATTCAAACAATTATAGTTTTTCTGCTAATGGCATCACTTGCCTTTGGAATAGATCTTTTTGCTCATAAACATGATGAGAAAATTTCACTAAAACAAGCTGGCATTTGGTCTATTTTTTGGATAGGAGTTTCGGTACTTTTTGGCATATATTTATATTTTGAGCGAGGCAGTGAAATAGCAAGTCTTTATTTTGCAGGATATGCGCTAGAAAAGTCGCTCTCAGTAGATAATCTTTTTGTGATGATGGCGATTTTTTCATGGTTTAAGATACCTGAAATTTATCGCCACAGAGTGCTTTATTTTGGCGTTATAGGAGCTATGATATTTAGGCTCATCTTTGTAGCCGTAGGTACAATGCTTTTTGCCATCTCGCCTTGGATGGAGCTAATATTTGCGGCAATAGTCGCATATAGTGCCGTAATGATGATAAAAAAAGATAAGTGTGATGAGGATATAAAAGATTATTCAAACCACATAGCTTATAGGGCAGTTTATCGCTTCTTTCCGGTTTTACCACAGCTTTTTGGACATAGCTTTTTTGTTAAATTTAGCGAAATTTCTAAGCAAATTTCAGATAGTCAAAAAACTACTCTTAACGATCAAATTTTAAGGCTAAAAGCCACTTGGATAGCAACACCATTATTCTTGTGTCTTTGCGTGATTGAGCTAAGCGATGTGATATTTGCTTTTGATAGCGTTCCGGCTGTCATTGCTATGAGCAAAGATCCTGTGATTGTTTATTCAGCGATGATATTTGCGATACTTGGGCTAAGAACGCTTTATTTTGTGCTTGAAGCACTCAAAAATTTTTTAAAGTATTTAGAAATTTCTGTGATCGTGCTTTTATTTTTTATCGCAGTAAAGCTAGCTGTAAATGCGACTGCTCATATCTTTCATCATGGTTTTGAAATTTCTACACAAATTAGCCTTTTTATCATTCTAGCCATTCTTGGAGTTGGGGTCGTAGCAAGTTTGGTTAAAAAATAG
- a CDS encoding MotE family protein: MRAVLLLLTILNFAFCFEVPVDCTQIFEARKEEISKELEVIDEQRQALEVFRASSAAAYEENNKKLAKKEADLNATMKVIEQKRKEIDEVVAKNEKILKELRTMTSDKVNESYSKMKDGAAAEVLSKMPRSNAATILYALDAKKISTIMAKMDPKVASEITTLLQKGPPFADEKGDMPTPAGSINIQ, from the coding sequence ATGAGAGCGGTTTTATTACTCTTAACTATTTTAAATTTTGCATTTTGTTTTGAAGTGCCAGTTGATTGTACGCAAATTTTTGAAGCTAGAAAAGAAGAAATTTCGAAGGAACTTGAGGTCATAGATGAACAGCGCCAAGCTTTAGAAGTATTTCGCGCAAGCTCGGCAGCAGCCTATGAAGAAAACAATAAAAAGCTTGCCAAAAAAGAAGCTGACCTAAATGCGACAATGAAAGTAATCGAGCAAAAACGCAAAGAGATCGATGAAGTGGTCGCCAAAAATGAGAAAATTTTAAAAGAACTTCGCACAATGACTAGTGATAAAGTCAATGAGTCGTATTCTAAGATGAAAGATGGCGCGGCAGCTGAGGTGCTCTCTAAAATGCCTAGATCAAACGCGGCCACCATACTTTATGCTCTTGATGCCAAAAAGATATCAACTATCATGGCAAAAATGGATCCAAAAGTAGCATCTGAGATCACCACTTTGCTTCAAAAAGGGCCACCATTTGCTGATGAAAAAGGCGATATGCCAACTCCAGCCGGCAGCATAAATATACAGTAA
- a CDS encoding flagellar export protein FliJ, protein MKSKFTSIVRVRKQEMDKVEAKLAVARLNVRNFEENLVHLRARLEEFCLPKSGNIGELKENLEFIKIARQELNACKESLEIAKKEVSHYEYKYKNANLEYEKMKYLEKEEFKKEIKRIQKAEALALDEFAVMKFTAKSEL, encoded by the coding sequence ATGAAAAGCAAATTTACCTCTATCGTCCGCGTAAGAAAACAAGAGATGGATAAGGTAGAGGCAAAGCTTGCCGTTGCTAGGCTTAATGTAAGAAATTTTGAAGAAAATTTAGTACATTTAAGAGCAAGGCTTGAGGAGTTTTGCTTGCCAAAAAGTGGCAATATAGGTGAGCTAAAGGAAAATTTAGAGTTTATAAAGATAGCAAGGCAAGAGTTAAATGCCTGCAAAGAGAGCCTTGAAATAGCTAAAAAAGAGGTTTCGCATTACGAATATAAATATAAAAATGCAAATTTAGAGTACGAAAAGATGAAATATCTAGAAAAAGAAGAGTTTAAAAAAGAGATAAAACGTATACAAAAGGCCGAAGCACTTGCACTTGATGAGTTTGCGGTGATGAAATTTACAGCTAAGAGCGAGTTGTGA
- a CDS encoding adenylosuccinate synthase, whose translation MRKADLVVGVQWGDEGKGKIVDMLGLNYDMICRSQGGHNAGHTIWVDGVRYALHLVPSGILHKNIINIIGNGVVVCPEVLITEMAQFENLEGRLYISDKAHLNLSYHSQIDQAKERLKGEKAIGTTGKGIGPTYADKISRSGHRVGELLEPERLCDALMHDFETNKCVFDALGVKIPNENELLEELKRYKEVLAPFIANTTNLVWKALDENKKVLLEGAQGTLLDIDHGTYPYVTSSNTISAGACTGLGLNPKEIGEVIGVIKAYTTRVGFGPFPTEDKGVNGDKMCDIGKEFGTTTGRRRRCGWFDAVSVKYASRLDGVDTYALMKLDVLDGFEVVKICKAYQYNGETIDYMPTDLENATPIYEELAGWDSVKGISKYEDLPANARAYIERIEELTGVKIGYISTSPERSDTIIR comes from the coding sequence ATGAGAAAGGCTGATTTAGTAGTTGGAGTTCAATGGGGTGATGAGGGCAAAGGCAAGATAGTTGATATGCTAGGACTAAACTATGACATGATCTGTCGCTCACAAGGCGGCCATAATGCCGGCCATACGATCTGGGTTGATGGCGTTAGATACGCGCTTCATCTTGTTCCAAGCGGAATTTTGCATAAAAATATCATAAATATTATTGGCAATGGTGTTGTTGTTTGCCCAGAAGTATTAATCACTGAAATGGCTCAGTTTGAAAATTTAGAGGGAAGGCTTTATATTAGCGATAAAGCACATTTAAATCTAAGCTACCATAGCCAAATCGATCAAGCAAAAGAGAGACTAAAAGGCGAAAAAGCAATCGGTACGACTGGCAAAGGCATTGGACCAACTTATGCTGATAAAATAAGTAGAAGTGGTCACAGAGTAGGCGAACTACTTGAGCCGGAGCGTTTGTGCGATGCCTTGATGCATGATTTTGAGACAAACAAATGCGTATTTGACGCACTTGGTGTAAAAATTCCTAATGAGAATGAATTGCTTGAAGAGCTAAAAAGATATAAAGAGGTTTTGGCTCCATTTATCGCAAATACTACAAACCTAGTATGGAAGGCACTTGATGAAAATAAAAAGGTATTACTTGAAGGCGCTCAGGGCACGCTTTTAGATATCGACCATGGCACATATCCATACGTAACTAGCTCAAATACCATAAGCGCAGGTGCTTGTACAGGGCTTGGACTAAATCCAAAAGAAATCGGTGAAGTAATAGGTGTTATAAAAGCTTACACAACTCGTGTAGGTTTTGGTCCTTTCCCAACAGAAGATAAGGGTGTAAATGGCGATAAGATGTGCGATATTGGTAAGGAATTTGGCACAACAACAGGTCGCCGTAGACGTTGTGGTTGGTTTGATGCTGTGAGTGTAAAATACGCATCAAGGCTTGACGGTGTCGATACTTATGCACTTATGAAGCTTGATGTTCTTGATGGATTTGAGGTGGTAAAAATTTGCAAAGCTTATCAATATAACGGTGAAACTATCGATTATATGCCGACAGATCTTGAAAATGCAACTCCTATCTATGAAGAACTTGCAGGCTGGGATAGTGTAAAAGGTATAAGCAAATATGAAGATCTGCCAGCAAATGCAAGAGCTTATATCGAGAGAATAGAAGAGCTAACTGGCGTAAAGATCGGCTACATCTCAACAAGCCCTGAAAGAAGCGATACGATCATTAGATGA
- a CDS encoding ATP phosphoribosyltransferase regulatory subunit: MNENALNVYEHEIPNGSKLYFASSAKLKRQIEQKASEILENEGFSEIVTPFFSYHQHLSVDATNLLRFSDSLNHEISLRADSTVDTVRIVLRRLKANESKRWFYIQPVFRYPSQEIYQIGAELIGENDVLKSINIVAKLIDELKMDTFLQVSNMQIPRVICEILSVPIEIFENGQMEKILSQNVPWLSALALLKSVSELDEIIKISPSKLKEPLENLRNLASALEYKNLRIVPLYYSKMRYYDSLFFRFLRNNSIIASGGSYEIDGKINSGFAVYTDALIEEKINLRK, from the coding sequence ATGAATGAAAATGCTTTAAATGTTTATGAGCACGAAATCCCAAATGGAAGCAAGCTATACTTTGCCAGTAGCGCAAAGCTAAAGAGGCAGATCGAGCAAAAAGCTAGTGAAATTTTAGAAAATGAAGGCTTTAGCGAGATCGTAACGCCATTTTTCTCATATCACCAGCATTTAAGTGTAGATGCGACAAATCTTTTGCGTTTTAGCGATAGTCTAAATCACGAAATAAGTCTAAGAGCTGATAGCACGGTAGATACTGTAAGGATCGTGCTTAGAAGGCTAAAAGCAAACGAATCAAAAAGATGGTTTTATATCCAGCCAGTCTTTCGCTATCCAAGCCAAGAAATTTATCAAATCGGAGCCGAACTAATCGGTGAAAATGATGTTTTAAAAAGCATAAATATCGTAGCAAAGCTTATTGATGAGCTAAAAATGGATACATTTTTACAAGTGAGTAATATGCAAATTCCAAGGGTGATTTGTGAAATTTTGAGTGTGCCTATTGAGATTTTTGAAAATGGACAAATGGAAAAAATTTTATCTCAAAATGTTCCATGGCTAAGCGCTCTTGCTCTTTTAAAATCAGTTAGCGAGCTGGATGAGATAATAAAAATATCTCCAAGTAAACTAAAAGAACCGCTTGAAAATTTGAGGAATTTAGCCAGCGCTTTAGAATATAAAAATTTAAGAATAGTTCCGCTATATTACTCAAAAATGAGATATTACGATAGTCTATTTTTTAGATTTTTAAGAAATAACAGCATAATAGCAAGTGGCGGTAGCTACGAAATAGACGGAAAAATAAATAGTGGTTTTGCTGTTTATACAGATGCATTGATAGAAGAAAAAATTAATTTAAGGAAGTAA